The genomic interval GCATCTGATATCACAACATTACATTGGATTTGTATCGCAGAAGTCTGTAAGGGTGGGGCTCCAGATCCGAACTATACGACAAAGatacattaatttataggTGGACTGTAGCCATTCTCTatttttagggaaaaaaaaatttcagttcATTACACTTAAAAATTGGACTCCTTAAATTGTGTTGGTGTGTTAATTGATATTATTCTGCTTTGGATTCTAAACAGCCCTGGTCCAGGCCCAGGCCCATTTCACCTCACCATGTTCGTTCCAGCGGTTGACCATAGAAGTCTTATTTCCTCGGCTATATATAGGTCAAGTTCTGGTTATGATATGCAAAGCATATTCCACACCATAAAAACAATGGGACTGCCAATCCACAATACATTGATCCTTCTTTCTATTCTGTTAATTTTCACCTGTGGCATGGCTTCTGACTCTTCTAAAGAAACATTTGCTCttttaaaatggaaaagaagccttcaaaacaaaaatatctcTTTGTTGTCATCATGGACACTTCATCCTGATAATGCAAGCAATGTTCCTTCCTACTCAAAAAGCAAAATTAGCCCCTGTGCTTGGCTTGGAATTTCTTGCAACCAAGCTGGAAGAGTCATCAGCATTAACCTCAGCTCTATGGCTTTAAATGGTACGctccaagaatttgcattctcaTCCTTTCCTCATCTTGTGCAACTTAACCTCAGCTTCAATATATTCTTTGGTATCATCCCCCCTCAAATCGGTAACCTTTCCAAGCTTCAGTATCTTGATTTAGGCAGTAATCAATTATCTGGGGTAATACCACCAGAAATTGGTCACTTAAATCAATTGAGGATACTTTACTTTGATGTGAATCAGTTGCATGGTTCAATACCTCCAGAAATAGGCCAGTTAAGTCTTATTAATGTTCTTGCCTTGTgtcataataatttgtatgGTTCTATTCCTTCTTCTTTGGGTAACCTAAGCAACTTGGctaatttttactttaataataattcccTTTTTGACTCCATTCCTTTAGTTTTGGGAAATTTAAACTCTCTTTCCACTATGGACTTAAGCCAAAATCAATTCAGTGGCTCAATCCCACTTTCCTTAGGTAACTTAAGTAACTTGGGTATATTGTATCTTTATTCGAATTCATTTTCTGGTTCTATTCCTTCGATTATAGGAAACTTGAAGTCTCTTCTCCAACTAGACTTGAGTGAAAATCAACTTATTGGTTCAATCCCCCTTTCCTTTGGTAATTTAAGCAGGTTGACATTGATGtctctatttaataatttgcttTCTGGTTCTCTTCCTCCCATTCTAGGAAACTTGAAGTCTCTTTCGGCATTAGGGTTGCATATAAATCAACTCAGTGGTGTGATTCCTTCTTCAATTGGTAATCTTAGCAGTCTAAGAGCTTTATACCTTTACAACAATGGGCTTTGTGGTTTTGTTCCTGAGGAAATAAGATACTTGAAGTCTCTTTCTGAATTAGAGCTATGCAAAAATCATCTTAGTGGGGTTATTCCTCATTCAATTGGTAATCTCACTGGGCTGCTTTTGTTAAACATGTGTGAAAACCATCTTTCTGGTCCAATCCctaaaagtttcaaaaatttgaCAAGCGTAGAAAGAGTACTTCTTAACCAAAACAATCTCTCTGGAAAAGTGTATGAAGCTTTTGGTGATCATCCAAACCTAACTTTCCTAAATCTCAGCCAAAACAATTTTTGTGGTGAAATCTCATTTAATTGGAGAAACTTTCCAAAATTAGGTACTTTTATTGTTTCTGTGAATAATATTTCCGGAAGCATACCGCCTGAGATAGGAGACTCACCCAAATTACAAGTTCTTGACCTTTCTTCAAATAGCATTGTTGGTGAAATTCCAGTGCAATTGGGGAAGTTATTTTCTCTAAACAAactgattttgaatttgaatcaaCTTTCTGGCGGCATGCCTCTTGAACTTGGCTCACTAACTGAACTTCAATACCTCGATTTGTCCGCAAACAAACTGAAGAGCTCGATTCCAAAAAGCATAGGCAACTTGTTGAGGCTACGCTACTTGGATTTGAGCAATAATCAATTTGGCCATAAAATTCCAATTGAATTGGAAAAGTTGATTCATCTTTCAGAGTTAGATTTGAGTTATAACTTTCTTGGAGAAGAGATACCATTCCAAATATGCAACATGAAAAGCTTGGAGAAGTTGCGCCTGTGTCACAATAACCTCTCTGGTTTCATTCCAAGATGCTTTGAAGGAATGCACCGCTTGTCACACGTTGACATATCCTATAATGAGTTACTGGGACCAATTCCTAATAGCTCAGCATTCAAAGATGCTCAAATGGAAGGGAACACAGGATTGTGTGGCAATGTTCAAGGGTTGCCATCTTGCAGAGCATTCACGACGTGCAAACAAGCTTCGAGAAAGAAATGGGTTGTTATTATGTTCTCTAGTCTAGTGATGGTTGTTCTTTTAATCTGTTTGATTGGTTTTAGGGTTCTTTCCAACAAAAGAAGGACCGAGAATAGGAAAAAGTTCGTTCGAACATGTTTGAATTAGGTCAAAAAATTGAATGGAGTTCAAATCGGTTGAAAATCGATTCATACTTTTGACTTAAGCTTACaaacaattaatcaatcaagctctaaaattttcaatatatatatatatttttaattttattattttctttgatcTACATTGAAGATAACAAGAGAGTGCGTGGAGAATGTTTTGACATGTGCGTGCTTTCTCACTGGCTAGTGCCAATTGTTGTGAAATTCAAAACTATTCAAAAAAGCTAGTCGTCGTGTGCAGAAAAATTAGAGGTCGtcaaaaataactaatttaaagGTCAAAGGCATTTACCATAAAAGATGAGGGCCGGTGAACAAGTAATCGACaagtgaaaagaaaatctcATTTCTAGACGTTTCAAAAACATGCTACTACCTACTAGCATTAGCAtagacaaattttatgttCGAAATATAGCTTATCGCTTGCCACAACGGGGGTCATGATTTAAGtcaatattcatttattcagttcaattaaatatgaaatacatGAGTTTGGGCTTAGAAAaacctaatttaattaataagtaaatCAAATATGTGtcaattcgtttaataaataaatcgaATGCATGAATTTAAGCTCACTGATTCATTTACTAAAGTAGTTTATATTTGTGTCGAATTCACTCGTTTATGACACTCGTTTAATCATTTGCCTtttgtattctaaaatttataattaattacttaaaaaagACAAGGATCTACAAATGTAGTAATGTGTCACATTATTCATCAATACGATTAATTTGCAAATTATTCATGTTTATATATTCtttcataataatttcttgtcttttataaatattattattgtggaCGCTCAATTTAATCCAACTATGAGTCCACGATAATTTCACCATCGATCCTCTCTGGCAGCCTCAGAACTTTACCCTCATTCTAATTAAATTTGCtttgatttgtaatttttccgTGCGATGCAGGTCTGGTATTTTggaaatttacaattttcaaGTTACACATATTTCACTGAAGCATCGGCCACTTGCTTTTTGATTAAGCGTGATATCTATGAAGTTGATAATATGGCTGACATGCCACCAAAGTATAAAGTTATAAGGGCTAAGGGTCATGTTGGACTACGTCTAGCTTGGCCTGGCTGAGCATCGGCCTAATTTTAAAGGCCAAGACTCGGGCTTGGCTCAATGTTGTAGAACCTGGGTTGGGtctagttttattaattaatttgtgagttggactattggcacctcTTCAGAATTCTTTTAATACCCCTCTTCtagtataattatattttatgataaatactCTAATACATCTCacatctattttatttttttttaaattttctctctttaaaaaaaagaattttttttttgtattttctctaTTATCACACTCacacatgtaatttttttttctgaaattcTCTATAAATGTTTCTTCGATTAATAAGACAAtctattgataataaataaaacacatccTGATAAAATTATCTGactttttatatcataattttaaagataatttatttgattcattgatttttatcaataagTTTATCgccaataaaaattatttgtgaggagcgagaaaaaaatattaaaaaatttacaaattaaatgtgtttatttagaaataagggtaattttggcATTAGATttagtataattaaaaaggatattttaaaggaattttggaggggtgccaatagtcaaactcttaattttttttaaataaatcaccagGCTTAGATAACATCTAGGCTCGGCCCCAGCCCTACTCTATGGACCAAGAGTCGAACCTTTTGAAGGCCCAAGCTCTATGTTTCGTTTGGAGGGCCCAGCCCCCCAGCCCTATTGCCATCCTTGAATGTGCCCCGGTGCTCTCTGTCAATTTCCCCCTACAAGATTGGGCCCTGTCCATTTTTCCGTTTAAAATCGCATGATAAATAAGGGCAACGAAATGTTTGATTTAAATAGCCGAACAAGTGAGATATGAGCCGTTCATAATCGCATCAAGGTGGCAGCATCAGGGCCATCCATTTGTGGTCAATGTGACGCCAATCTAAGCTCTATATACGACGTCAATGCGCAAACAAAAAAGAGTGATACATGGTACGATCTTGTATGTCTAAAGTAGACACGGTCATGCAAATCAACGGACCAAACATGCGCGTGTCGGTCCAAGTGTCTTGAAAGCACGGAGCGTAAATTTTGGCACGTTTTTGTtatcaataatgaatttacTTGGAAGACCTAGATCAAGTTAGGCACGTTTTTTGTCGAAAAATGTCAGATTTAAATGTTTCTcatgtattatattaataatcgccttataaatatttcttattgaagaaagctttaaaaattttaacgtAACTTCCTTTTTTATGTCTATCCTGTCGGTAATTAACTTTTCTCTCTACTTATATAAGCCGAATTCAAACTTCaaactagggatggcaaaaattcccacggggacgggtaccctcggggatttttccTATTCGGGGAAggtatgaggataattttatactcaatttcttattcggggaggggacgagaaaatttttttacctaaTTTCTTATTCAGGGAGGGGAcgaggatgaggtggaatccccatcccctacccatttccccattttaatttttaatttaattttaattttttaaaattactagtaaataaattataaaatttaaattataaaattataaatattggtaaaaataaaaaatatcaaaatatttatattattaaacttttaggcctaattagctaattaaaattctaaatttttatttaggacattaaaaagaccgagtagattctattagccaaacattttttttaattttgatattctttaaatattttaaacttaaatctattttttattttattttagatgttataattgcccacagcgaatcacaattttaatatctaatctaatataatctaatatttacttttgatttgctccgatttaactattgtgttgtaaagggaatagtccacatttataaagtgcccacgctaccattgaaaaagttaattttgaatctaaattcgattttatttgtaacaattttgtattagactattaatttgttcatgatagtttgtaaaataagtttgtatcccttgcatgttgcgttacttactaatttaatgtatgtgacttttgtaatagatattaatgtaagatatatttcgaactttacttttatttgaattttttattttaatatgattaactcaaaataaaaaaaaaatgtattagttattcggggatcggggaccctcgaggatcccctgttattattcggggaaggaatgaggattctctcaagtaattctgacagGGACGGAGAGGGAATGGAGACATACACAAAATATCGGAGATGAATACGAAGAGATCGGTCCCCTCCcttcccctccccattgccatccctacttcAAACTACGTACCTTTACTTGTTGGTATTCGAGACGAGTCAAGAAAGCCAGCCCACTAAATAAGACTGTTGCAGACGAGCTCTGCGATGGATATTCCAGCGACGTTGGCGATATATTGTAGGCAAATATACTGAGCTCATGGTTGATAAAAGTGAATGTAATTCTAATTCTTCGAGAAATATACTTCCTTGATCACTTCCAATGCAAACATATTATAAAAGTGCTCATCTCATTAAATTACATTCAAAGTTCGAAAAATTCTAATTCTTCGAGAACTCTAAACATATTATAAAGTGATCATGAATGGAATCAATGAGCTCATGGTTGAGATACCGTGGGATTGTCGTGGTGAATCGAACCGCACCGGTCTCGGACCGGGGACGGCGGCCCAGTTGCTGCCTCCATTCTCAATGCGACTTTAATGGTGGTGAAAAGTGCTAGGATTTGATCGGACCGGTCTTCCACCAGCACCGGCAGTCCAGTTGCCGCTGCTGCTGCCTCTGTTCTCTGGGTGAGACTCCTGTCAATTCCGAAAAGTACagatgaataaataaaattaaaaaaagaaaaaaatatacgATAAAGaatatctaaaaatttcaagaacgggcaaaaaaaaaaaaatcgccGGCGATATATAACTAAAGCTCCAAATTCGTTGAATACACTAATGCCTGTGTGATGTTCCCCACAAAACGACCTGAAAAGAGAGGAAATGAACCAAATAAGATCAAACTACAAAATCAAtcggttttttcttttttccccttaaaTCGAAATGATGAATTTAGGGGAATACATACCCGAAAGAGAAGGGTCGGCTAGAGTAGTAGGGAAAATTAAAACGAGAACAAAGATTGcgattatttttttctttgtgacGGGGCCATTTCAATGTCGGGAAAGAGAAAACAACTTCGGTGCGTATATTGGGGGATCGATTGCTTGCATTAATCGCCTTTTATAAAGCTTAAT from Citrus sinensis cultivar Valencia sweet orange chromosome 9, DVS_A1.0, whole genome shotgun sequence carries:
- the LOC127899895 gene encoding probable leucine-rich repeat receptor-like protein kinase At1g35710, with the protein product MASDSSKETFALLKWKRSLQNKNISLLSSWTLHPDNASNVPSYSKSKISPCAWLGISCNQAGRVISINLSSMALNGTLQEFAFSSFPHLVQLNLSFNIFFGIIPPQIGNLSKLQYLDLGSNQLSGVIPPEIGHLNQLRILYFDVNQLHGSIPPEIGQLSLINVLALCHNNLYGSIPSSLGNLSNLANFYFNNNSLFDSIPLVLGNLNSLSTMDLSQNQFSGSIPLSLGNLSNLGILYLYSNSFSGSIPSIIGNLKSLLQLDLSENQLIGSIPLSFGNLSRLTLMSLFNNLLSGSLPPILGNLKSLSALGLHINQLSGVIPSSIGNLSSLRALYLYNNGLCGFVPEEIRYLKSLSELELCKNHLSGVIPHSIGNLTGLLLLNMCENHLSGPIPKSFKNLTSVERVLLNQNNLSGKVYEAFGDHPNLTFLNLSQNNFCGEISFNWRNFPKLGTFIVSVNNISGSIPPEIGDSPKLQVLDLSSNSIVGEIPVQLGKLFSLNKLILNLNQLSGGMPLELGSLTELQYLDLSANKLKSSIPKSIGNLLRLRYLDLSNNQFGHKIPIELEKLIHLSELDLSYNFLGEEIPFQICNMKSLEKLRLCHNNLSGFIPRCFEGMHRLSHVDISYNELLGPIPNSSAFKDAQMEGNTGLCGNVQGLPSCRAFTTCKQASRKKWVWYFGNLQFSSYTYFTEASATCFLIKRDIYEVDNMADMPPKYKVIRAKGHVGLRLAWPG